The following coding sequences lie in one Carassius gibelio isolate Cgi1373 ecotype wild population from Czech Republic chromosome A17, carGib1.2-hapl.c, whole genome shotgun sequence genomic window:
- the LOC127933233 gene encoding prepronociceptin-like, protein MKTPLWTILLLGLCNPAWGDCKKDCLFCSQKLPVEYAFNNLVCLVECHGKLSPGDTWEMCRRTIVEPKPIALLSVANGMLKREDEEADTSLPVDQDDGQYSETLQRFDHITQALGMDDQDQDMQLSKKYKFLQVHSAQESEEERDRDSEMEGKEEEAAVHLIKRFGGFLKNKYGYRKFMDPGRPLQKRYGGFIGVRQSARKWNSQKRFSEFLKQYLGMSTRASEFNSMSSDVTQQNE, encoded by the exons ATGAAGACTCCACTGTGGACGATACTGTTGCTTGGACTGTGTAACCCAGCATGGGGTGACTGCAAGAAAGACTGCCTCTTCTGCAGCCAAAAACTGCCTGTTGAATATGCCTTCAATAATTTG GTGTGTCTGGTGGAGTGTCATGGTAAACTTTCTCCAGGCGACACCTGGGAGATGTGTCGCAGGACCATTGTGGAGCCGAAACCAATAGCCTTGTTATCGGTTGCCAATGGCATGCTGAAAAGAGAAGATGAGGAAGCAGACACCTCTCTGCCTGTGGACCAGGATGATGGGCAGTATTCTGAAACCCTCCAGAGGTTCGACCACATAACACAGGCCTTGGGAATGGATGATCAGGACCAAGATATGCAGCTCAGTAAAAAATACAAGTTCCTGCAAGTACATTCAGCACAAGAATCTGAGGAAGAGCGAGACAGAGATAGCGAGATGGAAGGCAAGGAGGAAGAGGCTGCCGTCCACCTGATAAAACGCTTCGGAGGCTTCCTCAAAAACAAGTATGGCTACAGAAAGTTCATGGATCCTGGAAGGCCTTTGCAAAAAAGATATGGGGGTTTCATAGGCGTCCGCCAATCTGCCCGCAAGTGGAACAGCCAGAAGCGCTTTAGCGAGTTCCTCAAGCAGTATTTGGGCATGAGTACTCGAGCTAGTGAGTTTAATAGTATGTCTTCTGATGTCACTCAACAGAATGAATAA
- the LOC127933232 gene encoding zinc finger protein 395 has product MLPKTRLGKRSPLGTLVCGSSAEGLTETGPLGCLDSGPHRSKLYPGQKVYVHCGGQECGGVVEQHNHVDNEVSIFLPQLNQHVHRKLEDVWTSPTSSHTTSVSSSIDVPRRSTDTVDMDEIMAAMVLTSLSCSPVIQHSAPVKATQASCRMENGGGELYDGGYWSCDHGNGSPAPSPPITEMDKSAPLIDEGLDMELDQMLFNEPMPRKRKNSVKVAYRCLWPNCGKILTTVVGIKRHIRNSHLGHSDEHSQREEDFYYTEVYQDLEQTTPSGGHVASCTSPSSPSRHTPPCSSPTTPELHQPSPLSQSAPGSFWQVHSEHSYQAPPPIQVVTPSKPVSVPVSCHWTPSLTVHQSKQGSPFRRRSVSVGEQWLQNNNATFKPLPASVSPPRNHCTSRRIRGEAKKCRKVYGIEHRDQWCTACRWKKACQRFLD; this is encoded by the exons ATGTTGCCGAAGACTAGGCTTGGGAAACGGTCCCCACTGGGCACCCTGGTGTGTGGTTCCTCAGCTGAGGGCCTGACAGAAACGGGACCCCTTGGATGCCTGGATAGTGGGCCTCACAGAAGCAAGCTTTACCCGGGACAGAAG GTGTATGTGCACTGTGGAGGACAAGAATGTGGAGGTGTGGTCGAACAGCATAACCACGTGGACAATGAGGTGTCTATTTTCCTGCCGCAGCTCAACCAGCACGTTCATCGCAAGCTGGAAGACGTGTGGACGAGCCCCACGTCCAGTCATACCACCTCAGTCTCCTCCTCCATTGATGTGCCAAGAAG GAGTACAGACACAGTGGACATGGATGAGATTATGGCTGCAATGGTGCTTACAAGTCTGTCGTGCAGTCCAGTCATCCAGCACTCCGCTCCGGTGAAGGCCACTCAAG CTTCGTGTCGGATGGAAAATGGTGGTGGCGAACTGTATGATGGTGGATATTGGAGCTGCGACCATGGAAACGGAAGCCCCGCCCCATCCCCACCCATCACAGAGATGGACAAGAGCGCCCCTCTCATTGATGAAGGCCTGGACATGGAACTGGACCAAATGTTGTTTAATGAGCCAATGCCAAGGAAACGCAAG AACTCTGTTAAAGTTGCATATCGGTGCTTGTGGCCAAACTGTGGAAAAATACTGACCACAGTAGTGGGCATCAAACGTCACATCCGAAATTCTCATCTTGG ACATAGTGATGAGCACTCCCAAAGGGAAGAAGATTTCTACTACACTGAAGTCTATCAGGACCTGGAACAGACCACTCCCTCTGGTGGCCACGTGGCTTCCTGCACTTCTCCATCCAGTCCCAGCCGGCACACGCCTCCCTGTTCCTCTCCCACCACCCCAGAGTTGCACCAGCCCAGCCCACTCAGCCAGTCCGCCCCGGGCAGCTTCTGGCAGGTCCATTCTGAGCACTCTTACCAG GCTCCTCCACCCATTCAGGTTGTGACTCCGAGCAAACCAGTGTCTGTTCCTGTGTCTTGTCATTGGACTCCATCTCTCACAGTTCACCAGAGCAAACAG gGGTCACCATTCCGCCGTCGTTCAGTGAGTGTTGGTGAACAGTGGCTCCAGAATAACAACGCCACCTTCAAGCCACTTCCTGCCAGTGTTTCACCTCCAAGAAACCATTGCACTTCAAG GAGGATTCGGGGCGAAGCCAAGAAATGCCGGAAGGTGTACGGCATTGAACACAGAGACCAGTGGTGCACCGCCTGCCGCTGGAAAAAGGCATGTCAGAGATTTCTCGACTGA